A window from Capricornis sumatraensis isolate serow.1 chromosome 5, serow.2, whole genome shotgun sequence encodes these proteins:
- the LOC138079952 gene encoding olfactory receptor 2A14-like: MGGNQTRITEVTLLGFQVDSALEFFLFGLFSLFYTLTLLGNAVILGLICLDSRLHTPMYFFLSHLAIIDMSYASNNVPKMLANLVSQKRTISFVPCVMQTFLYLAFANTECLILVVMSYDRYVAICHPLHYVTTMSWRVCTVLAITSWVLSFLLALVHLVLFLRLPFCGPHEINHFFCEILSVLKLACADTWLNQVVIFLACVFILLGPLCLVLGSYARILATILRIQSAEGRRKAFSTCSSHLCVVGLFFGTAIVMYMAPKSRHPEEQQKILSLFYSLFNPMLNPLIYSLRSKEVKDAFRRVLWKDRLM; this comes from the coding sequence ATGGGAGGCAACCAGACACGGATCACAGAAGTCACCCTCCTGGGATTCCAGGTCGATTCAGCACTGGAGTTTTTCCTCTTTggacttttctctctcttctacaCCCTCACCCTTCTGGGGAATGCAGTCATCCTGGGGCTTATATGCTTAGACTCAAGActgcacacccccatgtacttcttcctctcacACTTGGCCATCATCGACATGTCCTATGCCTCCAACAATGTCCCCAAGATGCTGGCAAATCTTGTGAGTCAGAAAAGAACCATCTCCTTTGTTCCCTGCGTTATGCAGACATTCCTATATCTAGCTTTTGCTAACACAGAGTGCTTGATTTTGGTGGTGATGTCCTATGACAGGtatgtggccatctgccaccccCTCCATTACGTTACCACCATGAGCTGGAGAGTGTGCACTGTCTTGGCCATCACATCCTGGGTGTTAAGCTTCCTCTTGGCTCTGGTCCACTTAGTTCTCTTTCTGAGGCTGCCCTTCTGTGGGCCTCATGAAATCAACCACTTCTTCTGTGAAATCCTGTCTGTCCTCAAGCTGGCCTGTGCTGACACCTGGCTCAACCAAGTTGTCATCTTTTTGGCCTGTGTTTTTATCTTACTGGGGCCCCTCTGCCTGGTGCTGGGCTCCTATGCGCGCATCCTGGCCACCATCCTGAGGATCCAGTCTGCTGAAGGCCGCAGgaaggccttctccacctgctcctcccacctctgCGTGGTCGGGCTCTTCTTTGGCACTGCCATCGTCATGTACATGGCCCCCAAGTCCCGCCACCCTGAGGAGCAGCAGaagatcctttccctgttttacagtcttttcaaccccatgcTGAACCCGTTGATCTACAGCTTGAGGAGCAAAGAGGTCAAGGATGCCTTTAGGAGAGTGCTGTGGAAGGACAGGCTAATGTGA